A genomic region of Arachis stenosperma cultivar V10309 chromosome 9, arast.V10309.gnm1.PFL2, whole genome shotgun sequence contains the following coding sequences:
- the LOC130950096 gene encoding protein FAR1-RELATED SEQUENCE 5-like produces MEASSSVVQDAWLWSGSRKVFLTEEGNVADVNMQDGMYDMGVEADKVSVQIEGTASGFPDQLINLEGVSVDDVLQMQGFREKKWLEKMDRKREHKVVTRCGCLAEMRIKKKDGIGNWYVSRFIDEHNHEMVSAKFVNYLRSHRKISEVEIAHLTSMRGIGISIPKIYESFAAQLGGFNKVPFTKQDMYNMVRRQRELQGGDVTTAIRFLEGVARIDGRMFWRYKVGAEEHLHDLFWSDGRSQDDYAVFGDVLAFDATYGRNKYNLPVVVFSGVNHHNQTCVFATEMVSCESQESYIWVLQQFLDCMQGKPPISVITDGDPAMRIAIQSVFPQAHHRLCAWHLLRNATQNICDPRFTQLLRHCMLADMEIKEFEMHWQSMVDECGVVDVEWVKDLYRKKNSWATAYIRGRFFAGIRTTSRCESLHAKLGRFVESRYGVLEFVTNFQRCVDFLRDNEDELEFRSCYGTPVLQTEFVELEKSGWSKFTREMFWRFRESLKRCVQVRIFESKVTDQSHIYKIEKYRRPDMRWIVVWEPVTNNFMCTCMRMESFGLPCVHILAVCVRLDLCALPDSLVLRRWAKTAKLTIGSGEETTDHAATYRSRLGAFSQICKRLGRVACMSDEDFK; encoded by the exons ATGGAAGCCAGCAGCAGTGTCGTCCAGGACGCATGGTTATGGAGTGGTTCGAGAAAAGTTTTTTTGACGGAAGAAGGCAATGTTGCTGATGTTAACATGCAG GATGGAATGTATGATATGGGAGTTGAGGCAGATAAAGTTTCTGTGCAGATAGAGGGGACAGCTAGTGGATTCCCAGACCAGTTGATAAATCTGGAAGGTGTTAGTGTAGATGATGTTCTTCAAAT GCAGGGTTTTCGAGAGAAGAAATGGTTGGAAAAAATGGATAGGAAAAGAGAGCATAAGGTAGTCACTCGTTGTGGATGTCTCGCTGAGATGaggattaaaaaaaaagatggaATCGGGAATTGGTACGTGTCGCGGTTCATTGATGAACATAACCACGAGATGGTATCTGCAAAGTTTGTAAATTATCTAAGATCACATAGGAAGATATCAGAGGTTGAGATTGCTCATCTGACTAGTATGAGGGGAATTGGGATTAGTATTCCAAAGATATACGAATCCTTTGCAGCACAGCTTGGAGGTTTTAACAAGGTTCCTTTCACGAAACAAGACATGTATAACATGGTTAGGAGGCAAAGAGAATTGCAAGGTGGAGATGTGACTACTGCCATTAGGTTTTTGGAGGGGGTTGCTCGTATAGATGGTAGAATGTTTTGGCGGTATAAGGTGGGAGCGGAAGAGCACTTACACGATCTTTTTTGGAGTGATGGTCGTAGTCAGGATGATTATGCTGTTTTTGGGGATGTGCTTGCTTTCGATGCAACTTATGGACGTAATAAGTACAACCTACCGGTGGTGGTTTTCTCAGGAGTTAATCATCACAATCAAACCTGTGTGTTTGCCACGGAAATGGTTTCATGTGAGTCTCAAGAATCATATATTTGGGTTTTGCAACAATTCCTCGATTGCATGCAAGGAAAACCGCCAATTTCAGTGATCACAGACGGTGATCCTGCCATGCGAATAGCCATACAATCTGTTTTTCCCCAAGCTCATCACAGACTCTGCGCATGGCATCTTTTGAGAAATGCAACACAGAATATATGTGATCCGCGTTTCACGCAGTTGCTAAGACATTGTATGTTGGcagacatggagattaaagaattCGAAATGCACTGGCAGTCAATGGTCGACGAGTGTGGCGTTGTTGATGTAGAGTGGGTGAAAGACTTGTATAGGAAAAAGAATTCCTGGGCGACCGCCTACATACGAGGGAGGTTCTTTGCCGGTATAAGAACCACATCTCGTTGTGAATCGTTACATGCTAAGCTTGGGAGGTTTGTTGAGAGTAGGTATGGAGTATTGGAGTTTGTCACTAACTTTCAAAGATGTGTAGATTTTCTTCGTGATAACGAGGATGAACTCGAATTTAGGTCATGCTATGGTACTCCCGTGTTGCAAACAGAGTTTGTAGAGCTGGAAAAATCAGGATGGAGTAAATTCACACGAGAGATGTTTTGGAGATTTCGTGAGTCCCTCAAACGATGTGTTCAGGTTAGGATATTTGAAAGCAAGGTTACAGATCAGTCCCACATTTACAAGATTGAAAAGTACCGGCGACCGGATATGAGGTGGATTGTTGTGTGGGAACCTGTCACAAATAATTTCATGTGCACATGCATGCGGATGGAGTCCTTCGGGCTACCATGTGTGCATATCCTTGCTGTATGTGTTAGGTTGGATTTATGTGCACTGCCCGATAGCCTTGTGTTGCGCAGGTGGGCAAAAACAGCAAAGTTAACTATTGGTTCAGGTGAAGAAACAACGGACCACGCAGCAACTTATAGAAGCAGGTTGGGTGCCTTTTCTCAGATATGCAAGAGGTTAGGACGGGTCGCATGCATGAGTGATGAGGACTTCAAGTAA